Below is a genomic region from Pirellulales bacterium.
GGACTTGGATCGCGATCCGGAGCTTTCGACGCCGCGGCCCCGTCATGTGCGCGACTATCTCGTTCACATCAGCGGCATTCCGTTCTGGTTTGCAAAACCGCGCGAACTGCTCTTGATCGCTACCGGGAAGACGCGGCATCTGCCTTACATCACGGAGGATTCACGGCGCGCCGTGGCACTGTCGGCCGCGGCGCAATTGACCGTCTACGCGGCCGCGATTGCCTTCTCGGTGGCAACACGCAGCACGTTTTTCTTGTATTACTGGTTCTTGCCGGCGCTTCTGGCACAACCGCTCTTGCGAATGTTGCTGATCGTCGAACACACCGGCTGCAGCGAAGATGCGAATGGGCTGACGAATACACGCACCACACTGACGGCCTGGCCGGTGCGCTTGTATATGTGGAATATGCCGTTTCACGCCGAGCATCATCTTTACCCGTCGATTCCTTTTCATCAGTTGCCTGCGGCGCACACCAAGTTGCGCGAACGGCTCGTGCACTTGGCGCCCAGCTACGTGGCGGCCAATCGCACCGTAGTCCATTCGCTCAGCAGGATGGAACAGCACCAAGACGCTACTGGCGTGTAGTCAAGCCCAGAAGGCGTCGCCATGGAGATCTTCGAGCTACCGAATTTCCGCCTGCAGTCCGGCGAAACACTGCCGCACGCGCAAGTGGCCTATCAGACGTACGGCCAGCTCAATGCCGCGAAGTCGAACGCCATTCTTTACCCGACCTCCTACGGGGCGCACCATACAGACATCGAATGGGTGATCGGGCCTGACGGCATCCTCGATTCGTCGCGCTATTTCGTCATCATCCCGAATATGTTCGGCAACGGATTATCGACGTCGCCGAGCAACTTAGGAGACGCGTGGGGTGATAAGCCGTGGCCCACGTTCACGCATATCGACAACGTGGCCGCTCAGCGCCGCCTGCTCGCCGAGGTTTTCGGCATCCAGCGACTGGCGCTTGTCTACGGTTGGTCGATGGGCGGGCAGCAAGCTCTGCACTGGGGAGCGCTACATCCCGAGCAGGTCGAGCGCATCGCAGCCCTGTGCTCGTCGGCCAAAACGTCTGTTCACAACCGCGTCTTCCTGGAAGGACTGCAGGCAACGCTGACGGCCGACACGGCCTGGAATGGTACGCACTTCACGGGTAAGCCCGATCGCGGCCTGCGCGCCATGGGCCGGGTTTATGCGGGCTGGGCCTTGTCGCAAGCCTTTTATCGCGAACAGTTGTACCGCGAAATCGGTTACGCATCGCTGGAAGATTTCCTGGTGCGCGATTGGGAAGCCAGCTTCCTGCGCCGCGATGCCGGCAATCTGCTTTCGATGATCGAGACCTGGAAACGCTCCGACATCAGCGACAACGACCGCTTCGGGGGCGACCTGCGGCGGGCGCTCGCTTCGATTCAGGCGCGGACGCTGATCATGCCGTCGGCAACCGACTTGTATTTCACGGCCGCTGATGCCCAGGCCGAATCGCAACACATCCCGCACGCCCAGTTTCGTTCCATTCCCTCCATTTGGGGACACCGCGCCGGTAATCCCCTGAAAAACCCTGCCGATGCCGCCTTCATCAAAGCAGCCGTGGCCGAGTTGCTCGACTCCTAGCGAGCGCCGCGCGGTTACACGAATCGGAAGTTGCGTCGGCGGGAACCATTCCCAAGGGTGCGGATATGCTCGCCGAGCAAGCGAAAAAACTGGGTATCAAGTATTTTCTCGTGTCGTTTTCGGACCTCTTCGGTACGCAGCGGGCCAAGCTCGTACCCGCCGCCGCGATCGATGACGTCTGCAAGACAGGGGCCGGGTTCGCCGGCTTTGCCACCTGGCTCGACATGACACCGGCCGATCCCGACATTTTCGCCGTGCCGGCGGTGGAAAGTCTCACGCAACTTCCTTGGAAGCCAGAGATCGGCTGGTTGGCCGCCGACTTGTACGTGAACGGCACGCCGCTCGCGCAAGCACCGCGCAACGTGCTCAAACGATCGCTAGCACGACTTGACGAGCAAGGGTACGAATTGCGGACGGGCGTCGAGTGTGAGTTCTTCGTGCTCGCGGCCGATGATCATGCGATAGCCGACCCGCGCGATGCGCAGCAAAAGCCCTGCTACGACCAGCAATCCTTGGTGCGCCAGTACGATCTGATTGCCGAAATCTGCGATTGCCTGCTCGAACTCGGCTGGCAACCCTATCAAAACGACCACGAAGATGCGAGCGGACAGTTCGAGATCAACTGGGCCTACGCTCCGGCGCTTGTCACGGCCGATCGGCAAGCGTTCTTCAAGTACCTCGTGAAATCGCTCGCCGAACGTCGTGGACTGCGTGCCACGTTCATGCCCAAGCCGTTCGATCATCTGACGGGTAACGGTTGCCACATGCATCTGTCGTTGTGGAACCGCACTCAAGGGACGAATCTGTTCCATGACGCGCATGACGAAATGGGACTCTCGCCGCTGGCCTATGCCTTCATTGGCGGGATGCTGCACTCTGCTGATGCCGTGTGCGCGCTGACGAACCCGACGGTGAACTCCTATCGCCGCATCAATGCCCCGGTCACAAGCTCCGGTGCCACATGGTCGCCGAACGTGATTAGCTACGCCGGCAACAATCGGACGCACATGATCCGCATTCCCGCGCCAGGCCGCATCGAGTTGCGCCTGCCCGACGGTTCGGCAAATCCGTACCTCATGGCGGCGGCGGTGGCGGAAGCGGGCCGCGAGGGGATCGCCGCACGGCGCAACCCCGGGCCTGTGCTCGACGCCAACATTTATCGCGACGCCGCGGCGGTCACGTCGTTGCGCACACTGCCCGACAATCTGCTCGACGCGTTGCGGGCCTTGGAGTCCAATACGGTGCTGCGCGAAGGGCTCGGGGCGACGTTCACCGACTCGTACCTGAAGCTGAAACGTGCCGAATGGCGCGATTACGCTCGCTTCGTGTCGCCGTGGGAACGCCAGCACACGCTCGACTGCTGAATGAGTCGCCCTGGCCGCTCGGGACCGCAAAATATCGATATCGAGCGAATCTCCGGCAGTTGCTATCATGCCACCGCGGCCATCCAGGGGTGGGTGCGCGCCAAGGTCCGCCTGACGCCTCGCGGAGCCGCACCGGTAGCGCAGGGATAGTCGCGCCGATTGATGGAACAACCGGCCGTAGGAGCCGCGCAGGACGCTGCATGAGCCGCCATTTCGCTAGAGCCGCACGATGGTGGGCCCTCGCGCTCGCGGCATGCCTTGCGCTGCCGGCTTTCGTCCGAGCCCAGCAAGATCCGAATCACGAGGGGCCGCGCTCTCCTTCAGCCCCCCCCAGCATCTACGCGCGCGTCTCGGCGGTGGAAGCGTTACCCACAGCGACGGCGCCGCCGACAAACCCCTCCTCGTTGCCGGTGGTGCGCCTGCCCCAGGTCGACGGCGGCCGCTCGCCGATCGATCCTTTGCCGCGTCCGTCATCGGCGGGTGTGTCCGCGCCCGTATTCACGCCTGCGGCCGGGGCGCCTGCGCAGAGCAGCATGTGGCTCGTGAGCACACGACGATTGCCCTATGCCGGTGGCAATCCGGTTTCGCCCGACTTCGCGCCGGACGTGAGTCTCTATGTGCCGTCGCGCGGTTGGACCGCGTCGTCGTTCCATGCATTGCTTGCGGCCGGGCATTCGGCGCTAACAACGATTTTTGTTCACGGTAACGACACCCCGCCTGATTTTGCCTTGCGCGGCGGGACGGGCCTGTATGGCCAATTGGTCGAGAATCCGACGGCGCCCGCGCCGCCAACGCGCTTCGTGATCTGGTCGTGGCCTAACGAGAGCACCACGATCCGTGTCCGCAAAACGACACAGGCCAGTGCCGCGCGGCTGGGAATCGAGGGATACTTTCTCGCATGCTGCTTAAGCTGGACGGCTCAGCAGGGGCCGACGAG
It encodes:
- a CDS encoding fatty acid desaturase gives rise to the protein MSTLPSDIAAVVDTDSRILDPKSDPGDMGTSKLPGRHVLDIETVRGLSQRSDARGLLRFATHMACLCVTGTLIWLAQPHWYLMLPAMVAHGFGIVTMFAPMHECIHRTAFKSRQLNDIFGWIAGLLCFYNATYYRRYHTWHHRYTQDLDRDPELSTPRPRHVRDYLVHISGIPFWFAKPRELLLIATGKTRHLPYITEDSRRAVALSAAAQLTVYAAAIAFSVATRSTFFLYYWFLPALLAQPLLRMLLIVEHTGCSEDANGLTNTRTTLTAWPVRLYMWNMPFHAEHHLYPSIPFHQLPAAHTKLRERLVHLAPSYVAANRTVVHSLSRMEQHQDATGV
- a CDS encoding alpha/beta fold hydrolase, giving the protein MEIFELPNFRLQSGETLPHAQVAYQTYGQLNAAKSNAILYPTSYGAHHTDIEWVIGPDGILDSSRYFVIIPNMFGNGLSTSPSNLGDAWGDKPWPTFTHIDNVAAQRRLLAEVFGIQRLALVYGWSMGGQQALHWGALHPEQVERIAALCSSAKTSVHNRVFLEGLQATLTADTAWNGTHFTGKPDRGLRAMGRVYAGWALSQAFYREQLYREIGYASLEDFLVRDWEASFLRRDAGNLLSMIETWKRSDISDNDRFGGDLRRALASIQARTLIMPSATDLYFTAADAQAESQHIPHAQFRSIPSIWGHRAGNPLKNPADAAFIKAAVAELLDS
- the glnT gene encoding type III glutamate--ammonia ligase; translation: MLAEQAKKLGIKYFLVSFSDLFGTQRAKLVPAAAIDDVCKTGAGFAGFATWLDMTPADPDIFAVPAVESLTQLPWKPEIGWLAADLYVNGTPLAQAPRNVLKRSLARLDEQGYELRTGVECEFFVLAADDHAIADPRDAQQKPCYDQQSLVRQYDLIAEICDCLLELGWQPYQNDHEDASGQFEINWAYAPALVTADRQAFFKYLVKSLAERRGLRATFMPKPFDHLTGNGCHMHLSLWNRTQGTNLFHDAHDEMGLSPLAYAFIGGMLHSADAVCALTNPTVNSYRRINAPVTSSGATWSPNVISYAGNNRTHMIRIPAPGRIELRLPDGSANPYLMAAAVAEAGREGIAARRNPGPVLDANIYRDAAAVTSLRTLPDNLLDALRALESNTVLREGLGATFTDSYLKLKRAEWRDYARFVSPWERQHTLDC